In Desulfobacterales bacterium, the DNA window GGGTTTTCTGGGCCAGGCCGAGGATATCGGCGCGGCAGCGGGCTATCTTGCCACTGACGAGGCCCGCTATGTCACCGGCCAGGTCCTGCATGTCAACGGCGGCATGTTCATGGGCTGATCCCTTTTGGGAACTAAAATATTTACCGCTGAGCGCGCAGAGACCGCAGAGAAACTTTTATTATTTTAAATAATTAACTCTGTGACCTCTGCGCTCTCTGCGGTGAAACCAGACTTTTTGGGAACCATCAGGTTTGTCGGTCTCGCAACAACCCGCTCGACGGACGTGATTCGTCTTGTAACTTGTTGATTTTATTGGGTGGCATTTGAAGCCTTTCGGGTTATTACGAGTTCATCAGGTTTGGCGCGGCTGCATCGAAGCCGGCGGCCAGGCGGTTTTTTTGTGAAAATTAAGTTGTGATCGTGTTAAGGAAAACGAGGCGGTTTCGTGGAAGGGCCACGGGGGCGTCAACTACGTCAAGGAGAGATTAAGATGTCGGCAGAAGAGAAGGTAATTGATATTATCGTGGAACAGTTGAATGTTGAACGTGACAAGGTGATCCCGGAGGCCTCCTTTGTGGATGATCTGGGCGCTGATTCCCTGGATCTGGTCGAGTTGATCATGGCCATGGAAGAGGCCTTTGATATTGAGATTCCCGACGAGGTCGCCGAGAAGATCACCTCGGTCAAGGATGCCATTGCGCATGTTAAGTCGGCCTGATCCGGCTGACCGCGGATAACCTCTCCGGGTAACCGGGAGGCCCGGTACGATATCGGAAACCGCCGGCCTGGTGGGGGACTCCCCCCACCTGCTTTTATTTCAGGGCCAGGCCCGGATGGCGGATAACCCGTTGTCGGCCGGGTTCGGAAAAAAGCTGGTGGATGACAGCGTGGACTGTTCGAACGGGGGATATCCCGGTCCGGCCGGCAGGGGAAGAGGAAACAGACTCCCCTTGACAGGGAACGGTGGACGAGGAGTGACGAGGTGAAGAGAAGAGTAGTGGTGACGGGCGGGGGCCTGGTGACTCCCCTGGGAACCGGGCTCGATAAGACATGGCGGAACCTGATCAACGGGGTCAGCGGCATTGGACCCATAACCAGATTTGACGCCAGTGCCTTTGACGTGCGGATTGCCGCCGAGGTCAAGGATTTCGACTCCGATGCGTTCCTGGACAAGAAGCTTGCCAGGCATCTTGAGCTGTTCGTTCAGTATGCCGTGGCCGCGGCGATGATGGCGGTTGAGGACGCCGGGCTGACCATTGATGACCACAATGCCGCCCGGGTGGCGGTGGTTACCGGTAACGGGATCGGCGGCCTGCCGATTATCGAAAAGTACCACCAGGTGTATATGGAGCGCGGCCCGCGGCGAATCACCCCGTTTTTCATACCCATGGCGATCTCCAATATGAGCGCCGGCCAGATCTCGATCCAGTTCGGGGCCAAGGGGCCCAACCTGTCGGTGACCACTGCCTGCGCCGCCGGCACCCATGCGGTGGGCGAGGCCTTCCGGATGATCGGCCGCGGCAACTGCGACGCAGCGATCGTTGGCGGCAGCGAGTCCACCATCTGCCCCCTGGCCGTGGGCGGTTTCAACGCGATGAAGGCGCTGTCCCGGCGCAACGACGATCCGCAGGGCGCCTGCCGGCCCTTTGACCGGGACCGCAACGGATTCATCATTGCCGAGGGCGCCGGCATGCTGATCATCGAGGAGCTGGAGCATGCCCGCGGTCGCGGGGCCGATATCCTGGCGGAGATTGTCGGTTACGGCCTCAGCGGGGACGCTTATCACATGGCCGCCCCGCCGGAGGACGGCGAGGGTGCGGCCCGCTGCATGGCCATGGCCCTGGATGATGCCGGCATGGGGCCGGAGGATATCGACTATATCAATGCCCACGGCACCTCCACCCCCTTGAACGATGTCTGCGAGACCCGGGCGATCAAGACCGTATTCAAGGAGCACGCCCGTAAGCTGGCGATCAGCTCGACCAAATCGATGACCGGCCATATGCTGGGCGGCGCCGGCGGGATTGAGACGGTGTTTACCGCCCTGTCCCTGCACCACCAACTCGCCCCGCCGACCATCAACCTGGAAAATCCCGACCCGGAGTGCGATCTTGATTATGTGCCCAATCAGGCCCGGAAGATGGAGATCCGGGCCGCCATGTCCAACTCCTTCGGCTTTGGCGGCACCAATGCGGTACTGGTGTTGAAGCGGTTCACGGAATAGGGCGGCAACAAAAGGGGGGGATCATGAAAATTGCCATTGGCTGTGATCACGGCGGCCTGGATCTGAAGAACAGGGTTGCGGCCCTGCTTGCCGAATTGGGCCATGAGGTGGACAACCATGGCTGTGATTCCCCGGAATCGGTGGATTATCCCGATTTTGCCAGATCGGTCTGCAATGCGGTGCGCGACGGCCGCAATGAGCGCGGAATCTTGATCTGCGGCACTGGAATCGGGATGTCGATGGCAGCCAACCGGATTGCCGGTATCCGGGCGGCCCTGTGTCATGAACAGTTTACCGCCCGGATGAGCCGGGAGCACAACAACGCCAATGTCCTCTGCATGGGGGCCCGGGTGATCGGAGTCGGTCTGGCCGTTGAAATGGTCCGGACCTGGCTGACAACCGAGTTTGCCGGAGGAAGACACCAGCGCCGGCTGGATAAGTTTTAGGTTAACGCTTGCGGATTAGAGGGGAAATCCTCCCCCCTTGCCGACGGTTACGAAAAGTTTTGCAAGATAAGGAAGAGCACGGTGTCGTTTCTCAATCAGGTTGATCCGGATATCTACAGGTTCATCAAGGCCGAGTTTGAGCGGCAGAGCAGCCAGCTGGAGCTGATCGCCTCGGAAAATATCGTCAGCCGGGCGGTGCTTGAGGCCCAGGGCTCGATCTTTACCAATAAATACGCCGAGGGCTATCCCAACCGTCGCTACTATGGCGGCTGTGAT includes these proteins:
- a CDS encoding acyl carrier protein — its product is MSAEEKVIDIIVEQLNVERDKVIPEASFVDDLGADSLDLVELIMAMEEAFDIEIPDEVAEKITSVKDAIAHVKSA
- the fabF gene encoding beta-ketoacyl-ACP synthase II, whose amino-acid sequence is MKRRVVVTGGGLVTPLGTGLDKTWRNLINGVSGIGPITRFDASAFDVRIAAEVKDFDSDAFLDKKLARHLELFVQYAVAAAMMAVEDAGLTIDDHNAARVAVVTGNGIGGLPIIEKYHQVYMERGPRRITPFFIPMAISNMSAGQISIQFGAKGPNLSVTTACAAGTHAVGEAFRMIGRGNCDAAIVGGSESTICPLAVGGFNAMKALSRRNDDPQGACRPFDRDRNGFIIAEGAGMLIIEELEHARGRGADILAEIVGYGLSGDAYHMAAPPEDGEGAARCMAMALDDAGMGPEDIDYINAHGTSTPLNDVCETRAIKTVFKEHARKLAISSTKSMTGHMLGGAGGIETVFTALSLHHQLAPPTINLENPDPECDLDYVPNQARKMEIRAAMSNSFGFGGTNAVLVLKRFTE
- the rpiB gene encoding ribose 5-phosphate isomerase B, translating into MMKIAIGCDHGGLDLKNRVAALLAELGHEVDNHGCDSPESVDYPDFARSVCNAVRDGRNERGILICGTGIGMSMAANRIAGIRAALCHEQFTARMSREHNNANVLCMGARVIGVGLAVEMVRTWLTTEFAGGRHQRRLDKF